A stretch of Linepithema humile isolate Giens D197 chromosome 3, Lhum_UNIL_v1.0, whole genome shotgun sequence DNA encodes these proteins:
- the LOC105676261 gene encoding epimerase family protein SDR39U1 has product MALKHVVVGGGTGFVGSQLIKSLSLEGISCTCISRMPGPNRMSWNDLERYGLPENTSAVINVAGQNVLDPTQRWSPGFKQNVRNSRVKTTKALADAIQNTKATIFATISGVAYYKPNDTVYTEESKCESYDFLSKLCHDWEAAAQLPEDCNIRQVIIRSGVVLGRNGGMIKQIYLPFFFGLGGPIGAGNQHMPWIHITDLINMFMLALKNNNVHGILNGVAPQLVTNAEFTQAFAKAMKRPAAIPLPSFVLKILFSEERAKIMLEGQKVMPKRATELGFQYQYPNIEDACEELVQ; this is encoded by the exons atGGCCTTAAAACACGTAGTTGTTG gCGGTGGTACTGGCTTCGTAGGATCACAATTGATAAAATCGCTGTCTCTCGAGGGTATCTCTTGCACATGTATCTCTCGAATGCCAGGACCAAATAGAATGTCGTGG AATGATTTAGAACGCTACGGACTACCGGAGAATACATCAGCTGTCATCAATGTCGCAGGTCAAAATGTACTCGATCCTACTCAGAGATGGTCACCGGGCTTCAAGCAGAATGTCAGAAACAGCAGGGTGAAAACGACAAAGGCATTAGCTGATGCTATACAGAATACCAAAGCTACAATTTTTGCGACCATATCAGGAGTTGCGTATTACAAGCCTAATGATACTGTATATACAGAAGAAAGTAAATGCGAGTCGTATGACTTTCTATCAA AACTTTGTCACGATTGGGAGGCGGCAGCACAATTACCAGAGGACTGTAATATTAGACAAGTGATAATACGATCTGGAGTTGTATTGGGAAGAAATGGCGGTATGATcaagcaaatttatttaccaTTCTTCTTCGGTCTCGGTGGGCCAATAGGAGCTGGAAATCAACACATGCCCTGGATACATATCACTgacttaattaatatgtttatgttggcgcttaaaaataacaatgtgCACGGGATATTAAATGGAGTTGCGCCTCAG CTTGTAACAAATGCGGAATTTACGCAAGCGTTCGCAAAGGCAATGAAAAGACCTGCTGCTATACCTCTTCCGAGTTTTGTcctgaaaatattattcagtGAAGAACGAGCAAAA atTATGCTGGAGGGGCAGAAAGTTATGCCGAAGCGCGCTACAGAGTTAGGATTTCAGTATCAATATCCGAACATCGAAGATGCTTGTGAAGAACTCGTCCAATAa